The genomic segment TGTGGGAAAGTTTCTCTGGCAAACATGACCTTTAATCCACAAACCTCCAAACATGAAACATTCCACAGTTTTAAGACTCAGCCCTCGTTAACTCTAACCTCATACGTAGCTTCGTCCCTGTAGGAAGGGATCTTCTCCACGATGAGTTCCACCATCTTACGGGCGTCGTTCCCGGCTTGGCTGATAAAACTCCGGAAGCTTCCGCCGTGTTCCAGCAGCACGCGGCCGCCTTCAGTCAGCACCTTGTTAGAAAGATCCAGCATGTGATGTGTTCAGATTTAACTTTTATGATGAGTAGGGGGTTAAGAGCTGCATGCTTTCAATTTCCAGTTATCAGAAACGGAAATACAGTTCAGCTACACTGTCCTGATATTTATATGAGCTCTAATATCAGTTTTTCAtagttaatatgaaaataaatgcagagaggtggtaaaaaatcaaaaaatcaatcTAATCTGTCAAGGGACATGGTATATAAAGTGGGTTTCATGTAGTATTATGACTTAAATAACGTGTCCGACTTGTACACAGCTGCCACATAAATGTGACACAACAGAGAACAATTTAATCAGACACTTAATGTACTATGTAGGGATGTAACAGTACACTGGTTTTCAATTCGGTGTACCTTCTTTGTTCAGAGTCTATTGCTTAGAGATGAGATGTTACATCCTGTATTTCTCACCACATCTATTTGTCTTTAAATTGAAAAGCACTGGTTTTGTTTTATGCAACATAAGTGCTGTGACTGCTGTCTAGATTGGTTCACACAGAAGTCGAAGTCAGTGTCAAATAGTGCGCTTTTGTAAAGtttttaaacaaagtaaaaacacgTTAGCAAATGTTATCAATTGTGATACCAATGTAAAATTATTGAAGCAACAACATGAGGATGTTTGGACCTGGTGGCGCTCCTGAAGCATGGGCATGGGTGTTTTATTGTCTGATCGAAGGACATGTCCCAACTGCTCCACACTCATCTGAGAGAAGTACTTCGGATCAGTGATGGGTATACCTGTGGACAGTGGTGCAAGACATATTAAgtagttaagtaaaagtagaaataccaaagtgtaaaaatactctctTACAAGTTAAATTCCTGAGTGCAAAATTtgactcaagtaaaagtataatAATATCAGCAGAATGTACTTCAAGtgtcacaagtaaaagtattaattgtgcagaatggctcctttcagagtgttatattattttactATAACATGcaagagcattttaatgttgtactTTACCCATGTGGAGCCAATTTTAGGTACTTTATATCTAAAATTCAAGAGAAGCAGCTCGAAGGATTATCTTTAGACAGGAACTACTAGACAATGGATGACAAAGGGGACACTCAAGGCTACTGTTATGAAGTTATATTAGTTATTATAGAAGTTATTATAGCGTGCTCAAAATACATAATTTGTTCTGATCTCACACTGTCGACTCTTGAATTTCACACACTGAGGCAAAGCTAACTGTGCTTTTCTGAGAGAATCTCTTGTAATTATAAAGGCCAAAGCGACCACACATTGAGAGCACTATTCCATATGAGACATAATTGATTCATATCCGTAGTCATTCACACTAATTATGAATGATGCACAGGCGCATGCAGAGCTACAAGCAATTTCCCAGCAGTCCAAGTTCAAGTAAAGGGCACGTACACAATAATTGCTAATGGCAgtgcacaacaaacacacatagaacagaggaacaaaaagaGACATCAGAAAGGGCtcaaatatacatatttttctcCAGAGATGAAGTTGCTAGCAAAAAGGACAAATCTATAAAAAAGGCAAAGATGTCATGTAACACTGTTAGAGCATGGCCTTACCTTGACatgacatttctatttctatcacccagattttttcttttgtcgTTTTTTAGTAGAATCTGGTTCATTTTCTGCATAAATTTGATGAATCCTTCAAAATTGTTGCCCACCAAATGTAAATAACAGCTATAAGGCATCACCTCAACTTTGCACCTGAGAAAGGAGGTCAGCTAAATCAATGTACTATTAAACAAAACGatactttatttttcacctACTTGTAACACCTCTTCAATCGAGCAAAAAACTAAACTCCATATGTGCTCTCACCTTCCTCCACGGCCCTGGTGATGGCAGCACACAGGGTCATGTATCCTGTGTACGTCGTCCCTTTATAAGTCACCTCACACTGTTGGGTTTCTTTCTCTGGCCAAAAGGAGAAGTTCATTGTGTCTACCACAAACACCCAGTTCGAGGCCTGTAATGTTGACAAACACAAATTATCAagagtgcagaaaaaaaagcccagaaaCCGGACAGTTTGAGGCAGTTACTGTAGTAAAAACACAATGGATAAAAAGGTTTCTTCACTTTGAAGGCTACATTTTGTGGAGAAATATTTCTCAGTGTTGCACCATGGGGTGCTGACTTGACTAAATCATTTCCTGAAGTCCAAGTAAACATCTGGTAACTTGAAACTGTCTTGTTCCAGACATCTGAATCATCATCCACATCTCCGATTTGTTCAGCGATTCAAATAGTAtaactgaagtgaaatgaaatgcagtggtggaagaagtattcagtaaacttcacttgagtaaaagtagcaatacctcAGTgttaaaatactccattacatgaAAACGTCCTgaattcaaaatcttacttaagcaaaagtacagtatgtaaagtactcattatgcagtgttatattttttataatatattctattattcagtttttatcttACAATTAACAATTTACTGACAAATACATGTAagcaatgcattttaatgttgtactTCGTCATAGTGGAGCCAATTTTAGATACTTTATATACTACTGGGTAGATTATAGTACTGCATCATGTCATATCGGCAtatcatgtttttaatgcaaaatcTTAAATCACCAAAGGGACTAGTACccacagctgtcagataaatgtacaatatttctccCTGAagtgtagtagagtagaagtatgaagtagcataaaatggaaacactaaagtacctcaaatttgtagttaactgcagtacttgagtaaatgtagttagttactttccaccactgatgaaaTGGCAGTTCTGTCAAATTATCAGGCTGTATTACTTCCCAAAATGTATAACattgtttaaaaatacaatttttcaCCACTGAATATAAGTGTCATGTTAACTGTCATAAGCATCAGATGATTATGTAATGATTGATTACGTGATAATCTCAACGTCTCAATCCATCTGAACTTTCACTCTAGTGCATATCATTAGCAGGGTTGAAGATATGAATTCTGGGACATCTTGTAATTCATGTGTATATCTCACTGGGATTTATGTGTGTGGCCTCTATTAATGCAGTATTGCTGTTGCTACTGAACAACATTGTACCAACTACTCATgtatacatataaaaataatctATTTCTCTGGGTGGCTTCGGCTGTTGACAGACTCCCCTGGTCAGAGGTGGGTGCTGGAGCCAATGGATTTGCTATCTTCCAGCCACTGGCCGTCAGAACGTCGCTTTGTTGAAGGTTGTAGAGCATCTCTGCCACCTTCTgcactccttcctcctccacgaACACATCCCGGCTCCGCTCTGCTATGAACTGCCCAGACTCACGGGGAAGCAGAGCTGGCTCCATGAAAGACACTGGAGAACATGTGCGTTTATGATTATTAAGCAGGTATTTGATTAATCTAAGGAGATAActgtgaaaacacattaaaacacattcatgttagCAAGTTTGCAAATAAACCTTGACAAGTCTAGATTATAATTAGACATAATATGGACAGGGGGCAGTGCCCTTTTCATACATACATCTCTGGGGAAGTGTCATTATAAAGATTATCTCCCATCTTTATCAGATAGCCTAGTTCACAATGAAGATACTTAATCAAGATGGGAAAGACATAACAAAGCAggaacatttatttcaaaaaagaaaagcacgAGTTTACAAAGTAAGTCTATCAGTTTTGCAAAAATCAGCATTccttctgcagtgtttttgggGTTGGGCCTCACTCTCATCTCATGTAGACACTGTATAACTAGAAGTAGAGTGCACAAACATAAAAGCCTTGCACACAGGAACCCCATTATAAAAACCAAAAGAACTAAATGATATCGTTCTCTGTCTACCTCTAAAAGCTGCCTCGTCTTTTCCATCTATGTGAAGTGTCCAATGGCTGTGTGTTGACGATGTGTTCAGAGTCACGATTTATACTCCACTCACGGAGCTCAGTTGAGAGTCTACGAACTTTGTCACCATTAATACGGACACTGCTGAGCTCTCACGTCGTGGCTCGACAATGCAGGTTTTTCCTCACAATCTTCCTGCTCAGCAACAATTTACTTAATGATTCGTACGCAAAAGGACGTTTTACGTAACTTACCGATGAACGCAAAAGGACTGTATATAGCAAGCTCGTGTTGTGTCGTGTCTCTGTCAGAGCCATGTAAAGACAAGAGAGTCCACGGAAACGCAAAGGATTGCTGTCACGTGATTCACGCAGGCTCAGATAGCGTCATCAAGCTCTTGGCGGGTCATTTCAATGCGTTATAGTGATGTTCGATACCACTGATTTCCTTTCCGATCCAATACTGAGTAAAATTCATCGGCGATACCGATACCGATACCGATATTTTATGCGACTACACCTAATATgtcttttaaatctaaaaaaagtagTGTATTTCAAATCATAGCTTCCTTAAGAATACAAGGCAGCCTCATTTACAATATAGTCGCACTAATACAACAATAGAAAAACCAGAGGACACAATcatacaaaatatgtgaaaatggtgtttcgaactctgaaaaaaaagaaaaatagtacaattataaaaacattaaaataaattcttGCTTAATTATTAAGAACTACTATAAAGATGAAAATACTGAACATGTAAATAACAGCATCCAACATTGACACTATTGTTCCCTCATtcacaggtttttgttttgtgtccacagactgtgactgactgagagcACGGAGCAGAGTGCCGCTGCACTTACGCATGACACACTTACTCATGCGGAAGAAAAAGTAGTCCCACCAACCGCGTGTCACTTAGACAA from the Enoplosus armatus isolate fEnoArm2 chromosome 4, fEnoArm2.hap1, whole genome shotgun sequence genome contains:
- the qng1 gene encoding queuosine 5'-phosphate N-glycosylase/hydrolase isoform X1; the protein is MEPALLPRESGQFIAERSRDVFVEEEGVQKVAEMLYNLQQSDVLTASGWKIANPLAPAPTSDQGSLSTAEASNWVFVVDTMNFSFWPEKETQQCEVTYKGTTYTGYMTLCAAITRAVEEGIPITDPKYFSQMSVEQLGHVLRSDNKTPMPMLQERHQVLTEGGRVLLEHGGSFRSFISQAGNDARKMVELIVEKIPSYRDEATYEGKRISFYKRAQILVADFWGVMEARGEGDIIDMDWLTMFADYRVPQALVYPGALRYSDALMETLKNGELLSSGDRREVEIRGCSIWSVELIRDRLCKLMQERDGQTCSINSTIIDFYLWPYAKKHHKEMAHIPIHHTRCIYY